Part of the Qipengyuania sp. SS22 genome, GGGTCTTCGATTTCAGCGAGAGCGAGGCCGAACTGCTGCAATTGCGCGAGGAAGCCGCGCGTGCACGTGAGGATTTCGGTGCGCTTGTCGGCCTGATCGAGGCCGCGCCAATGCCGATGTGGTTTCGCGGTGCGGACATGCAATTGCGACTGGTCAATCAGGCCTATGTCGAAGCGGTCGGCGCGGACAGCGCGGATCGCGTGGTCACAGAGCAGATCGAACTTGTCGAAACGGTCAATGGCCGGACGGCGACCGAGGTCGCGCAACAGGCAGCAGACCGGCGCCAGCCGATCGAGCGCATCGTCAGCGCGACCATCGACCGTGCGCGGCGCACCATCCGTGTCACCGACTTGCCGCTGATGGGTGAAGGCATTGCCGGTTATGCCGTCGATATCGAGGAAATGGAGGAGCAGGCCCGCGAATTCCGTGCCTTCCGCGAAGCGCAGCGCTCGATGCTCGACCAGCTGTCGATCGGTGTGGCGCAGTTCGATGCGGCGCACCGCATGACCTTCGCCAACCAGCCGTTCCACCGCGTGTTCTCGCTGCCGCCGGGCGTGGTCAACGATCGCACGACCTTCCAGCAGATGTTGCTGATCGCACGCGAGAACGGCCGCATCCCCGAAGTGCGCGACTTCCCCGCTTGGCGCAACGAGTTGGCCGAGTGGTTCCAGCGCGACGAGCCGCATGAAGAGGCATGGTCGCTGTCGGACAGCACGCATCTGCGGATCGTGGCGCAGCCGCTGCCCGATGGCGGACTCGTAATGATCGCCGAGGACCGGACCGAGCAGCTGGCGCTTTCGGCGACCCGCGACACGCTGCTGCGCACGCGCACCGCGACGTTCGACAACCTGTTCGAGGCGCTCGCGGTGTTCGCTCCCGATGGGCACCTGGAACTGTGGAATCGCGGTTTCCCCGGCGCCTGGGGAATCGAACACGAGGTTCTCGACGGCCACCCGCAGGCCGAGGATCTGCTCGGCGCGATTGCCCCGAACCTTGCCGATCCGAGCGCGGTATCGCGGATCAACCAGGTCATCCGTGCAGCGACGCTGGACCGCAAGAAGAGCGATGGCCGGATAGAACTCGCTAATGGACGCACGCTCGACTTCACCGGTGTCCCGCTCCCCGATGGCAATGGCCTGCTGACGGTGCTCGATGTCACTGCCTCGCGCCAAGCCGAGCAAGCCTTGCGCGAACGCAACCGCGCGCTGGAAGAGGCCGATGCGGTGATGACCCGCTTCCTCGCGAACATGAGCTATGAATTCCGCACTCCGCTGACCTCGATCGGCGGGTTTGCCGAACTGCTGACAAGCGGGATTGCCGGCGAACTGCCGCCGCAGGCCGAGGAGTATGCGCAGGCGATCTCGCTCTCCGTCGGCAAGCTGACCGAGCAGGTCGAGAACGTCCTCGATCTCTCGCAATCCGAAGCGGGCCTGATGCCACTGCGCCAGAGCAAGCTCGAATTGCTGCCCTTCGTCACGCAGATCGTGCGCAAGCAGGAACGGCGGATCCTCGACAGCGGGCTGACGCTCGACCTCAAGGGCAGCCCCGACAAGAGCGTTACCGCCGATCCGCACCAATTGCGCCGGGCGATTTCGCAGCTGCTCGACAATGCCATTAACGGTACGCCGCGCGGCGGGCGGATCGTGGTCGATATCGGGCGCAAGCGCGGCGAGACCAAGATCGTGATCGCCGACAATGGCCGCGGAATGAGCCAGCACGAACTGGCGCGGGCGCTGGAGGGCATCCGCATGTCCGCCGATGGCAAGGGGATCGAACGCCGGCAGGGGCTGGGCATCCCGCTCGCGCGGCAGCTGATCGAAGCGCATGGCGGCACGCTCGAAATCCACAGCCGCAAGAACGGCGGCACCACGGCCACGATTACCCTGCCGTGACCATTGCACTGCCCGATCTCGCAGCGATGGAGGCGTTCGGCCAGCGCATCGCAACCAAGCTTGCGCCGGGTGATGTCGTTGCGCTGTCGGGCACGCTGGGAACGGGCAAGACCACGCTCGCACGCGCGATCCTCGCTGCGCTGGGGCATACGGGCGAAGTGCCGTCGCCGACCTATACGATTGTCGAGACCTATGACGATCTGAGCCCGCCGGTGGTCCATGCCGATTTCTATCGGTTGGAGCATCCGTCCGAGGCCGAAGAGCTCGGGCTCGACGACTATCGCGAGGGTGCGGTGCTGCTCGCGGAATGGCCCGACCATGCCGGCGGCTTCGCGCATGAACCGGCCTGTCTGGCGATTGATCTCGAAAAGGTGGGTGACGGACGCGAGGCCGTTGTAACCCCGGGCACATCTTGGCAAGGGCGCTGGCTATGAGCGACGCGCTTCTCGACGACATTCACGCATTCCTCGGCGATACCGAATGGGAAGGGGCGGAAATCGCCCCGCTCGTCGGCGATGCCAGTTTCCGCCGGTATTTCCGGCTCAAGCTAGGCGGCAAGACCGCGATGCTGATGCATGCGCCGCCGCCCGAGGAAGATCCCAAACCGTTCCTGCACGTCGCGCACTGGCTGGAAACCAATGGCCTGCGCGCGCCGCACATTCTGTTGGAAGACGCCGCGAGCGGTTGGGTGCTGACCGAGGATTTCGGCGACCAGCGGATGCGCGAATGGATCGACGACACCCCCGGCGACGAACGTGACATTTATGCCAAGGCGATCGACACGCTGGTACAGTTGCATCGGCTGCCGCCGGGTCCCTTCGAGCGCTACGACATGGCGGTGTACCTGCGCGAAGCCATGCTGCTGGTCGAATGGTACTGTCCGGCAATGGGGCTCGAGGTCGATGTGGAGGACTATCGCAAGGCGTGGGAGGCCGCGCTCGAACCTCTGCTGCCGCGTCAGGCACCGGGCGTGACCGTGCTGCGCGATTACCATGCGGAGAACATCATGCTTCTCGAACCCGGCAAGCTTGCGGGCGAGCAGGGCTTGATCGATTTCCAGGACGCGCTGGTCGGCCATCCGGCCTATGACCTTGTCAGCCTGCTGCAGGACGCCCGCCGCGATGTTTCCGAGGACCTCGAATGCAAAATGCTCGGTCGCTACCGCGCTGCGGCCGATGCCGGCGAGCACTTCGAAGCCGATTATGCACTGCTCGGCGCGCAGCGGAATGCCAAGATCGTCGGTATCTTTACCCGGCTGTGGAAGCGCGATGGCAAGGCGCGCTACCTCGCGATGATCCCGCGGGTCTGGACCGCGATGGAGCGCGATCTTGCGCATGAGGCGCTGCAGCCGGTCGCCGATTGGTTCGCCGCCAATATCCCGCAGGAAATCCGCGATACCGCGGGCGGGGAAATCCAGTGAACGAACTCGCCTCCGACACCGCCATGCTGATGGCCGCGGGGCTGGGCAAACGCATGCGCCCGCTCACCGCGAGCACCCCCAAACCGCTGGTGCGCGTGGCGGGAAAGCCGCTGATCGACCGCGCGCTCGACCGGCTGGAGGAGGCGGGGATCGCCAGGGCGGTGGTCAATGTCCATTACCTCGCCGATGCGATCGAAGCGCATGTCGGATCGCGCAAGGCGCCTGCCGTGACCTTTTCGGACGAGCGCGAACACTTGCTCGAAACCGGCGGGGGCATGGTGAAAGCCGCTGCGGCGGGCCTGCTGCCCAGCCAGTTCTTCGCCTGCAATGCCGACAGCATCTGGCTCGATGGCCCGCGCAATGCCTTTGCCGATCTGTCGGCGCGCTGGGACCCCGACCGGATGGACGCGCTGCTGCTCGTCGTGAACCACGCGCGGGCGTATAATTTCGACGGCGTGGGCGATTTCTACATGAATGGGGCGGGGCTGTTGCAGCGCAAGCTGCCGGGGCGGATCGCGCCTTTCATCTATACCGGCATCCAGCTCGTGTCCGAGCGGCTGCTGCGCGACGCGCCCGAAGGCAAGTTCTCGACCAATGTCCTGTGGGACCGGGCGATCGCCGAAGGCCGCCTGTTCGGGCTCGCCTTTACCGGACAGTGGTACGAAGTCGGCACGCCCGCGCATATCCGTCCGACTGAACAGGCGCTCAAGGGTGGCTGAACGGCACCAGCCGCAGGTCTACTCGATTGCTGCCCACCGCGGCTTTGCCGATGCGCTGGTGGCGGGCCTTGTCCCGCGGTATTCGGAGCCCGAATTCGGCCTCGCGCGGCTGACGCTGCTGGTACCGAGCAGCCGCGCGCGCCGGACGATTGCCGAAGCCTTCATCCGTCACGCAGGCGAGCACACCGCGCCGGGGCTGCTGATGCCGCGCATGGCGGTGGTCGGCGATCTCGATCTGGATGAAACGCTGGGTCCATTGCTCGACCCGCTTGGCGCCGCCGATGTCCCACCCGCGATCGATCCGCAGCGGCGGTTGTTCGCGCTGGCCCAGCTGATTGCCGGGACCATGGGCGACGAGGCACCCGGCGGGGCGACCCTGCTCCGGCTGGCGCGCGAGATGGGCGCGACGATGGACCGGCTACTGGTCGAAGGCGTGGGTCCCGAGGAACTGCTTGGCGAGTCCGTGCTCGACCTGTTCGGATCGCTGTCGGGCCATTGGCAGCAAAGCCTCCACCTCTTTGCCAGCGTGCAGGCGCAATGGCTGTCACAATTGCGCGAATGGGACGCGCTCGACGCTGCCGCGCGGCGCAATCGGCTGTTCGACTGGGCCGCTTCGCGCTGGAAGCAAACCCCGCCGCCGACACCGGTCGTGGCTGCGGGGGTGACCAGCGCGGCGCCGTCGCTCGCACGGCTGTTACGCGTTGTCGCCGATCTTGAATATGGCGCGGTGATCCTGCCCGATTTCGACCTGACCATGCCGCAGGCGGTGTGGGACGAGCTGGGGCGGGCGGGTGCCACTCCCGAGCCTGGCGCTACGCCCTTCGCGCGCGATGATGCAGTGACGCATCCGCAATATCATCTCAAGCTGCTGCTCAACCGCATGGGCGTGGCGCGGGAAGAAGTGCAGCCATGGCATCGCAAGGGCCTCGCCGCGGCGCCGCCCGAGCGCAGCCATGCGATCGGTTCGCTGTTCCTCCCGCCCGAGGCGAGCAAGGGCTGGGTCGATCTGCCGCCCGAAAAGCGCCGGCTGTCGGGCCTGCGGACGATGACCTGCGCCACGCCCGAGGAGGAGGCGCAGGCGATCGCGCTGCTGGTGCGCGAAGCGCTCGAGGAGCCCGAGCGGCGTGTGGCAGTCGTTACCCCGGATCGCGCGATGGCGCGGCGGGTGGTGCATCATCTCGACCGCTGGAATATTGCCGCCGACGATTCGGCGGGACGCCCGCTTTCGCAGACCCCTGCGGGGCGCTTGTTCCTGCTGCTTGCTGAAGTGATGGCGGAAGATGCTGCGCCCGTTCCGCTGATGGGGCTGTTGGCGCATCCGCTGGTCGATGGCGGGATGGAGCGCGGCACCTGGCTACGGCAGCTGCGCCGGGCCGAGCGCCGCTTGCGCGGGCCGCGGCAGGCGGGCGGGCTTGTTCCGCTTGCGAAGATCGCGGCGCAGCTCTCCGAAACCCATCCTCGCATTGGCGAATGGTATGGGGTGGTCGAACAGGCGCTCACCCCGCTGCTTGCCTTGCTGCGTGAGGCAAGCGCGCCGCTGGCCGAAGTGCTGGACGCGCTGGCCGCGACCGGAGAGGCGCTATGCGGGGAAAAGCTGTGGGGGAGGGAAGACGGCCGCGCGCTCTCCGCCTTTGTCGAGGATTTGCGGCTGCATGCGCGCGAGGCGGATTTTGCTCTCGCCCCCACCGAAGCGGGTATCGCACTGCGCGATGCGATGGAGCAGATCGCGGTGCGCCCACCCTATGGCGGGCATGCGCGGGTGCATATTCTCGGCCTGCTCGAAAGCCGGATGACCCGCGCCGAGCTGGTCATCTGTGCGGGACTCAACGAAGGTGTCTGGCCCATCAGGGGCGGGATCGACGCGCTGCTCGCGCCGCCCGTGCTCCGCGCGCTGGGCATTCCCGGCTCCGATTTCCGCATCGGTCTGTCGGCGCACGATCTGGCAGGCGCGATGGGCGCACCCGAAGTGGTGCTCTCGCGGTCGGAGCGCGACGAGGCGGGGCCTGCGATCCCCTCGCGCTTCCTGCTGCGTGTCCAGGCGCTGCTGGGCGAAATGCTGCCGCGTTACGAGGAGCGCGACGTGGTCGCGCTGGCCCGCGCCATGACGCGCGCACCGGCGGCCGAGCGCTATCCGCGCCCCGCGCCCGATCCCGCGCCGGACCAGCGCGATGTCGATATTTCCGCCACCGCGCTCGATCGGCTGCTGGGCGATCCCTACCAATTCTATGCGGGCAAGATCATGGGTCTGTCCGATCTCGACGCGCTCGATGCCGAGCCCTCGGCGCTCTGGCAGGGCAATGTCGCGCATACGATCCTGCAGCGCTGGCACGAAGCGCGCGAGACCGACCCGGCGGCAACCTTGGCGCCGATCATGGAAGCAGTGCTCGACGAGGAGAATGCTGACTCGATGATGCGGGGGCTGTGGCAACCCCGCCTGGAAGCAGCGCTGCGCTGGATCGAGGACAAGGTGACCGGTTACGAAGGTCGCCGCGTGCTCGCGGTCGAAAAGAAGGGCGCGATGATCTTTGAGGGCGTGCAGGTGCATGGCCGCGCGGACCGGATCGACCGGCTCGAGGACGGTAGCCTTGCGATCATCGACTACAAGACCGGCAAGCCGCCCAGCGCGGCAATGGTCGAGCAGGGTTTTGCGCTCCAGCTCGGCATCCTCGGCCTGATTGCCGAGCGGGGCGGGTTCGGCGGTCTGTCGGGCGATCCGCACGGCTATGAATACTGGTCTTTGGGCAAGGCGCACAATGACGATAACCCGTTCGGCTTCGGCTATGTCGACATCCCGCTGAAGGTCGGGCGCAAGACTTCGGGTGTGCTGCCTGAGGAATTCCTTCCGCTCACCGCCGAGAAACTGACGCTGGCTATCGGCCGCTTTATCAAGGGCCGCGATCCCTTCACCGCGCGCGAGAACCCGAATTACCCCGCCTACGACACCTATGACCAGCTGATGCGGCTCGATGAATGGATCGCGCATCAGGATGGCGGAGAGGACGCATGAGCGGGACCGTCTACGAACTGCAGGACAAGCAGCGGCTCGCGGTCGATCCGCAGGACAGCGTGTGGCTGTCGGCAAGCGCGGGAACGGGCAAGACGCAGGTGCTGTCGGCGCGTGTGCTCCGGCTGCTGCTCGAACCGGGCGCCGATCCGTCGCAGGTGCTGTGCCTGACCTTTACCAAGGCGGGCGCGGCCGAAATGGCGGTGCGGGTAAATGCGGTGCTCGCACGCTGGGTGCGGATGGACGATGCACAGCTGGGCAAGGAGCTCGGCTTTCTCGGCGCCCCGGCCGATCCCGAGACACGCGCCCGAGCCCGCGCGCTGTTTGCGCGGGTGCTCGATTGTCCCGGCGGCGGCTTGCGGATCGATACGATCCACGCCTTTGCGCAATATCTCCTCGCCGCGTTCCCGGGCGAGGCGGGCATTCTGCCCGGATCGCGCCCGATGGAAGACCGCGAGCGGGACCTGCTCAGCCGCGAGGTGCTGTCGAGCCTGCTGGGTGACGGCGACATCCGCATAACCGGCGCGATTGCCGAGATGAGCAAACGCAAGGGCCCCGATGCGGTCCGCGGCTGGCTGATGCGCTGCGCACGGCACATGGACCTATGGCGCGGGCCGGGAAGCTGGCAGCCGCCAATGCAGCCGCGCGTCCACCGCCTGCTCGGCATTCCCGCCGATGCCGATGCAGCATGGGTGGCGCAGGCCTGTGCGGACGACGCCTTTCCGGTTGCGGCTTTGCGCGCCTGCCTGTCCGCGACGCGCGCATGGCCCGCGAAGACCGGGCAGCAATGCGCGGATTTCATCGAAGGCTGGATTGCCGGTGATCCCGAGGCGCGCCGCGCCGGTCTCGACGGATTCCTGACTACGCTGCTCAAGAAGGAAGGCGACCCGCGCAAACTGGCCGGGGCCGAGAAAACCGACCCCGCCTTTCCGGACAACCAGCAGCAGGTGGCCGAGGCCGTGGCGCTGGTGCGCGAACGCGCTGCTCTGATAGAGCTTGCCGCATTCCTTGCCCCGCAGCTCGAGGCGGGACGGGCCTTTGCGCTGGCCTGGCATAAGGCAAAGGAACGCGAGGGGCTGGTCGATTTCGACGACCTTATCGCGCGCGCTGCCACGCTGCTGTCGAACAGCGCGATGGCCGAGTGGATCCGCTACAAGCTCGACCGCAGTTTCGACCATATCCTCGTCGACGAGGCGCAGGATACCAATGCGGCGCAATGGAGCATCGTGAAGGCGCTGACCGACGATTATTTCGACGGCGCCGGGGCGCAGGGCGATGCGGTGCGCACGATCTTTGCAGTCGGCGACTACAAGCAGGCGATCTTCGGTTTCCAGGGCACCAGCCCGGAAAACTTCCGCGAGGCGCGCGATTACTTCCGCGACAAGCTGGGTGCCGCTGCGCAGGCCGCGCGCGAAACGCGCGGCACGCCGGAAGTTCGCGGGCTGGAGGAATACGGGCTGGGGCGCAGCTATCGCACGAACCAGCAGGTGCTGGGCTTTGTCGACCGGGCAATCGACGCGATTGGCTATGACGGTTTCGGTCTCGACCAGCGCGGCGACCCGCATTCCGGCAGCGCGGAGCCGGGACTGATCGGCCTGTGGCAGGTCGTCCAGGTCACGGAAGGCGAGGACGACGACGGCGAGCGTGAAGGCTGGCTTGCCCGGCACGACCGCCGGCTGGCCGATCGCATCGCGCAGCAGGTGGCACAGTGGCTCGATCCTGCGGGCGAGGGTTTCACGCTGTCGAAGGGCAATCCGCGCCGCGCGACCGCCGGCGATGTTATGATCCTGGTGCAGAAGCGGCGCGAGCTGGCGTCGCTGATCGTCGCGCGGCTTTACCGTCACGGTGTTCCCGTCGCCGGGGTCGATCGCCTGCGGCTCGGCAATCCGCTGGCGGTAAAGGATCTGATGGCGGCGCTGCGCTTTGCCGCGCAACCGCTCGACGATCTCACGCTCGCCAGCCTGCTCGTCTCGCCGCTGATCGGCTGGAGCCAGGACGAATTGCTGCGCTACGGCCATCGCCCGCCGCGGGTCCGGCTGTGGGAGCATTTGCGCGAAAGCGATGCCGATCGGGTGGTGGGAACCATGGGCATCCTGCGCGAAATCCTGCGCCGCGCCGATTACGACAGTCCGCAGCAATTGCTCCACTGGATGCTGATCGGCCCGATGGACGGACGGCGGCAATTGGTCGCGCGGCTGGGGCGCGAGGCGAACGATCCGATCGACGAATTGCTCAATGCGGCGAATGCCTATGCCAGCGCGCATACCGCCAGCCTGCAGGGCTTCATCCGCTGGTTCGATGCCGGCGATGGCGACCTGAAACGCGAAGCAGGCGAGGGCGGCGACCAGGTGCGCGTCATGACCGTGCATGGCTCGAAAGGTCTCGAAGCGCCGATCGTGATCCTTGCCGACAGCGCGATCCGCCCCGATGGCGCGGGCGAGCTGGTCCTGCACGAGGACCTCCCCGGTGGGGGCGAGGCACGCGCGGTCCCGCTGCCCGTCCTTGCCAAGGGCGAGCAGGTCGGCCCGGTGCGGCTGGCGGGTGAGCTCGAAACCGCCAAGACAATGCAGGAGCACTGGCGGCTGCTCTATGTCGCGCTGACACGCGCACAGGAAGCGCTGTTCATCACCGGCTCGCTGGGTCCGCGCGATGCGAAGAACGGCCCGCATGAGGATAGCTGGTATGCGCGCCTCAAACCGTTGTTTGCCGAGGATGAGGGGCTGGCGGACCCGATCTGGGGTGCGCGCTGGGAGATCGGCGAACGCGCCCCGGCGGTAGCGCCAGCGGCCGAGCACACCGCCGAGAGTTCGCAGCCGATGCTGCCTGTATGGGCCACGCGCCCGATCGGTCCCGAACCGCGGCCACCGCGCCCGCTAGCCCCATCGGGGTTGGGTGAGGTCGAGGGCAGCGATCCACCGCTGCCGCCCGCCAATGCGGCGGAAGCGGCGCGGCGCGGGACGCTGATCCATGCGCTGCTCGAACGGATGCCGCAGCTGGCCGAGGATATGCGCGAAGAACAGGCCCGCGGCTGGCTCGCGCGGCAGGCCCCCGATCTGACCGAGGCGGAGCGCGCGGAAATGCTCACGCGGGTTCGCGCGGTGCTTGAGGACCCGGCCTTCGCGCATGTGTTCGGGCCGCAGGCGCTTGCCGAAGTGCCGCTCGCCGCGACGGTCGAAGGGCAGGTCGTGATGGGCACGGCGGACCGGTTGCTGGTCACGAGCGAGACGGTCACCGTGGTCGATTTCAAGACCGCGCGGCGCCCGCCGGCCACGCTTGGTGACATTCCCGACAGCACGTTGAAGCAGATGGCAGCCTATGTTGCCGCGCTGGAGACGATCTATCCCGGACGCCGGGTCGAAGCGGCGGTACTCTATACCCAGACGCCGCAGCTGTTCGCCTTGCCGCCCGCAAAGCTGGCTGCCTACAAGAGCGCGTTTGCGGGGCCGCAGGAAAGTTTTACCCTGCCACCCGTTGAGTAATCGACCGGGCCGCCCACATCGGGGGCCAAGCGAATTTCAGGAGATTTCCCATGGCCACCACCGCCGTCACCGACGCCAGCTTCCAATCCGACGTGCTCGAAAGCGACAAGCCCGTGCTGGTCGATTTCTGGGCCGACTGGTGCGGTCCGTGCAAGATGATTGCACCCGCGCTCGAAGAACTGAGCGAGGAACTGGGCGAGCAGGTCACCATCGCCAAGATGGACATCATGGAAAACCCCGATGTCCCCGGTTCGATGGGCGTCCAGTCGATCCCTTATCTGGTGCTGTTCAAGAATGGCGAAGCCGCCGCCCATATGCGCGGCGCGGCGCCCAAGGGCCAGCTCAAGCAGTGGCTTGAGAGCGAGCTTTAATCCAGCTTCGCATATAGTTCGGCGAGTTCGTCCCACAGGGCCGGGCTCGCCGCACCCAGCAGGCCCGTCCGGCCCACCTCGTCCACGCGATAGGGTGTGCCGTCGGGCCGCGCTGCTTTTCCGCCCGCTTCGTTGAGCCACAACGCGCCTGCGGCGTGGTCCCAGGCCAGCGTGCGCTCGAAAATCGACACATCGTTCGTGCCCAGCGCCAGCCGCGGATATTGCTCGGCGGCGCAATAGGGGATGTCGACGAGCTCGTACTGTGGCGCGATGTGCCGCCGCGTCGCCTCGCGGCGCTCCTGCTGCATGAAGATCAGCGATATGGCAGCGATCGGCGGCGTCTTGCCGGTCGCCCGGGCTTCGACCCTCGCGCCATCGACCTGTGCCCCCTGACCGCGGTGCGCGACGCAGAAGCGCCCGCTGAGGCAATCGTAAATCCACCCGGACTGCGCCTCGCCGCCTTCGGCGCGCGCGATGATGATCCCGAACGGCGGCTTCCCGCTGGCGAAATTGCGTGTCCCGTCGACCGGATCGACGATCCAGCAAGGGTGATCGAGCCGGTCGAGTATGGCGGGGTCCGAATGCGCGGTTTCCTCGCCCACGAAGGCGAGTGTATCGTCGAGCGCGGCCAGCCCCTCGCGCAGCAGCGCCTCGCTCTCCTTGTCGGCCACGGTGACGGGGTCGTTGCCGCCCTTGTCCTCGACTTCGCCCGCGGCAAGGTTGCGATAGCGCGGCAGGATCGCCTGCTTGGTGACCCGCTGCATCAGCGCAAGGATATCGCGGTCGAGCGCGCTCACGAGCGGTAGTCTGCGTTGATCGAGATGTAGCCATGCGTGAGGTCGCAGGTCCACACGGTCGCGCGGCCCCGGCCAAGGCCGATATCGACCTCGATACGAATGTCCTGCCCGGCAAGATGTGCGGCGACCGGCGCCTCGTCGTAATCGGCGACGGGCTGGCCATCGCGCGCCGCCCATGTCCCGCCGAAGCCGATCGACAATCTGTCGCGATCGGCGGGTTCGCCCGCCTTGCCCACCGCCATGACCACGCGGCCCCAATTGGCATCGCCGCCGGCAATCGCGGTCTTCACCAGCGGTGAGTTGGCAATCGCCAGGCCGACGCGGCGCGCGCTGGCGTCGTCCGCCGCCCCGGTGACCGCGATCTCGATGAATTTCTGCGCCCCTTCGCCGTCGCGCACGACCAGCAGGGCGAGTTCGCGGCAGACATCATGCAGCGCAGCGTAGAAGGCATCGGCGCCGGGGTCGTCCCATGAGGTCAGCGGCGCATTGCCCGCCTTGCCAGTTGCGAACAGCAGGACTGTGTCGCTGGTCGAGGTATCGCCATCGACCGTGATACAGGAAAACGTCTCCTCATTTGCCTTCGACAGCATCTCCTGCAGGAAGGCGGGAGCCACCGCCGCATCGGTAAAGACATAACCCAGCATCGTCGCCATGTCGGGCGCGATCATGCCGCTGCCCTTGATGATCCCGGCAAGCTCGACTCGCTGGTCTCCGATGAAAGCCGCCGCTGCCGCGCCCTTGGTGAAAGTGTCGGTCGTCCCGATCGCGCTCGCCGCCTCTTCCCAGCCGCAGCTTTCAGCTTCGAGCACCGCGGCCACTCCGGCGCGCGCCTTGTCCTTGGGCAAGGGCACTCCGATCACGCCGGTCGAGGACACGAACACTTCGTCTCCGGGGCAGTGCAGAGCCTCGGCTACCTGCGCGACGATCTGCTCGACCGCCTCGCGTCCGCGATAGCCGGTAAAGGCGTTGGAATTGCCCGCATTGACGATCAGCGCCCGCGCGCGGCCGTGTGCCACCTGCTCGCGGCCCATCTCGACCTCGCTGGAAGCGCAGGCCGACTTGGTGAAGACCCCGGCTACGGCACACCCGGCGGCGAGCTCGACATAGGTCAGATCGGACCGGTCCCAGGTCTTGTAGCCAGCGCGCGCCACGCGCAGCGTCACCCCGTCGATTGCCGGCAGCGCGGGGAAGGGGCGGGCGAGCGGGGAAGGCGTAAGATCCATTCCCCGCGCGCTAGCCCCCCGCTGCGCGCCAGACAAGCATCAGGCTACGCGGCCCGTGGCCCTCGGCACCAGCAGGAAGTCGACGAGATACAGCAGGCCGGTCACGATCAGCGGATTGTTGTAGCCGGTGAACAGCGCCGCATATTCGAGGCACCCGCCAACAATCGTACCCAGCAAGTTGATCGCAAAGGCCGATTGCGAATCGCTGCTTTCACGAAATCGTTTCGCAAACGCGATATAGGCGAGGACCGCCAGCAGGGCAGGGAAATCGGCCAGATCGAGCATTCCTTGCGACTGATCAGGAAGCCCGCGCCTATGCCGACGAATGACCCGAGCAGGACGAAATTCGAGAGATAGGACAGGTGGACGACGCTTGAACCGAGCCAGCGGATCAGCGCGAGTTCGACCAAGAGCATGAGCCCGCTGGCCAGCAGCAAGCGTGTGACGACGGCGGGGTCATCCGGTTCTTCATAGCCGCCTGACTGGCTATCTAAGGTCCCGTCGACAGTGCTCTTTCTTGCCCCCTGCAATCCCGTTTCGAATGCGACGCTCAGGAGCGTATGTTTACTGGAAGGATAATCCGAC contains:
- the argJ gene encoding bifunctional glutamate N-acetyltransferase/amino-acid acetyltransferase ArgJ, with amino-acid sequence MDLTPSPLARPFPALPAIDGVTLRVARAGYKTWDRSDLTYVELAAGCAVAGVFTKSACASSEVEMGREQVAHGRARALIVNAGNSNAFTGYRGREAVEQIVAQVAEALHCPGDEVFVSSTGVIGVPLPKDKARAGVAAVLEAESCGWEEAASAIGTTDTFTKGAAAAAFIGDQRVELAGIIKGSGMIAPDMATMLGYVFTDAAVAPAFLQEMLSKANEETFSCITVDGDTSTSDTVLLFATGKAGNAPLTSWDDPGADAFYAALHDVCRELALLVVRDGEGAQKFIEIAVTGAADDASARRVGLAIANSPLVKTAIAGGDANWGRVVMAVGKAGEPADRDRLSIGFGGTWAARDGQPVADYDEAPVAAHLAGQDIRIEVDIGLGRGRATVWTCDLTHGYISINADYRS
- a CDS encoding inositol monophosphatase family protein; the encoded protein is MQRVTKQAILPRYRNLAAGEVEDKGGNDPVTVADKESEALLREGLAALDDTLAFVGEETAHSDPAILDRLDHPCWIVDPVDGTRNFASGKPPFGIIIARAEGGEAQSGWIYDCLSGRFCVAHRGQGAQVDGARVEARATGKTPPIAAISLIFMQQERREATRRHIAPQYELVDIPYCAAEQYPRLALGTNDVSIFERTLAWDHAAGALWLNEAGGKAARPDGTPYRVDEVGRTGLLGAASPALWDELAELYAKLD